A window of Pseudomonas guangdongensis contains these coding sequences:
- a CDS encoding ABC transporter ATP-binding protein → MNTSASALIEIDALGFAWPGQAELLDITHFRLEAGERLFLKGPSGSGKTTLLGLLGGVQVAQRGRVSLLGHDLGRLSAGARDRLRVEHSGYIFQQFNLLPFLAVRDNVELPCRFSARRAARATARHGSVAAAASELLERLGLGRALHGRRADQLSIGQQQRVAAARALIGQPELVIADEPTSALDADSRAAFLDLLFAECRAAGASLLFVSHDRSLAPLFDRALDLAEINRAQPPAGA, encoded by the coding sequence ATGAACACCTCAGCGAGCGCCCTGATCGAGATCGACGCCCTGGGCTTCGCCTGGCCCGGGCAGGCCGAGCTGCTGGACATTACGCACTTTCGCCTCGAAGCCGGCGAGCGGCTGTTCCTCAAGGGCCCGAGCGGCAGCGGCAAGACCACCCTGCTCGGCCTGCTCGGCGGCGTGCAGGTGGCGCAGCGCGGCCGGGTCAGCCTGCTCGGCCACGATCTGGGCCGGCTCTCCGCCGGCGCCCGCGACCGCCTGCGCGTCGAGCACAGCGGCTACATCTTCCAGCAGTTCAACCTGCTGCCGTTCCTCGCCGTGCGCGACAACGTCGAGCTGCCCTGCCGCTTCTCGGCACGCCGCGCAGCACGGGCCACGGCACGCCACGGCAGCGTCGCCGCCGCCGCCAGCGAGCTGCTCGAACGCCTCGGCCTGGGCCGCGCGCTGCACGGCCGGCGCGCCGACCAGCTGTCGATCGGCCAGCAGCAGCGGGTCGCCGCCGCCCGCGCGCTGATCGGCCAGCCCGAGCTGGTGATCGCCGACGAGCCGACCTCGGCGCTCGACGCCGACAGCCGCGCCGCGTTCCTCGACCTGCTGTTCGCCGAATGCCGCGCCGCCGGCGCCAGCCTGCTGTTCGTCAGCCACGACCGCAGCCTGGCGCCGCTGTTCGACCGCGCCCTCGACCTGGCCGAGATCAACCGCGCCCAGCCGCCCGCCGGAGCCTGA
- a CDS encoding DUF2796 domain-containing protein produces the protein MRSLLLALPLALAPLAVQADTRHAHASLASHQHGAAELDVAVDGRDLLLEWRSPAANLLGFEHTPRSAAQRQRVNAVRAALGEGERLFGLPAAAACSLAETHLDGALLAAAEKSHDHDHDHDHDHDHDHDHDHDHDHDHDHDQAGAAHSDVKAAYRFVCAQPERLDALELAGLFARFPATETLRVQLIGPSGQRGAELSAAASRLAF, from the coding sequence ATGCGTTCCCTGCTGCTCGCCCTGCCCCTCGCCCTCGCGCCGCTGGCCGTCCAGGCCGACACCCGCCATGCCCATGCCAGCCTCGCCAGCCACCAGCACGGCGCCGCCGAACTGGACGTGGCCGTCGACGGCCGGGACCTGCTGCTGGAGTGGCGCAGCCCGGCGGCCAACCTGCTGGGCTTCGAGCACACCCCGCGCAGCGCCGCGCAGCGCCAGCGGGTGAACGCGGTGCGCGCCGCGCTGGGCGAGGGCGAGCGCCTGTTCGGCCTGCCGGCTGCCGCCGCCTGCAGCCTGGCCGAAACGCACCTGGACGGCGCATTGCTCGCCGCCGCGGAGAAGTCCCACGACCACGACCACGACCACGACCACGACCACGACCACGACCACGACCACGACCACGACCACGACCACGACCACGACCACGACCAGGCTGGCGCGGCGCACAGCGACGTCAAGGCCGCCTACCGCTTCGTCTGCGCGCAGCCCGAACGCCTCGACGCCCTGGAGCTGGCCGGGCTGTTCGCCCGCTTCCCCGCCACCGAGACGCTGCGGGTGCAGCTGATCGGCCCTTCCGGCCAGCGCGGCGCCGAGCTGAGCGCCGCCGCCAGCCGACTGGCCTTCTGA
- the trxA gene encoding thioredoxin, with product MSATPYIFDVTDASFDQLVIENSFHKPVLVDFWAEWCAPCKALMPLLAKIAEDYQGELLLAKVNCDVEQDTVMRFGIRSLPTVVLFKDGQPVDGFAGAQPESAIRALLQPHVAEPPAPQADLLEEARAQYAAGQAGAAEALLQQLLAEDNQNGAALILYARCLAERGELGEAQLVLDAVQGDEHKSALAGARAQLTFLRQAADLPEAAELKSRLAQDAGDDEAAYQLAVQQLARQQYEAALDGLLRLFMRNRAYGDDLPRKTLVQVFDLLGNEHPLVIAYRRKLYQALY from the coding sequence ATGAGCGCGACCCCGTACATCTTCGACGTCACCGACGCCAGCTTCGACCAGCTGGTGATCGAGAACTCCTTCCACAAGCCGGTGCTGGTCGATTTCTGGGCCGAGTGGTGCGCGCCGTGCAAGGCGCTGATGCCGCTGCTGGCGAAGATCGCCGAGGACTACCAGGGCGAGCTGCTGCTGGCCAAGGTCAACTGCGACGTCGAGCAGGACACCGTGATGCGCTTCGGCATCCGCAGCCTGCCCACCGTGGTGCTGTTCAAGGACGGCCAGCCGGTCGACGGCTTCGCCGGCGCGCAGCCCGAATCGGCAATCCGCGCCCTGCTCCAGCCCCACGTCGCCGAGCCGCCGGCGCCGCAGGCCGACCTGCTCGAAGAGGCCCGCGCCCAGTACGCCGCCGGCCAGGCCGGCGCCGCCGAGGCGCTGCTCCAGCAACTGCTCGCCGAGGACAACCAGAACGGCGCTGCGCTGATCCTCTACGCCCGCTGCCTGGCCGAGCGCGGCGAGCTGGGCGAGGCCCAGCTGGTGCTCGACGCGGTGCAGGGCGACGAACACAAGTCGGCGCTGGCCGGCGCCCGCGCGCAGCTGACCTTCCTGCGCCAGGCCGCCGACCTGCCGGAAGCCGCCGAGCTGAAGAGCCGCCTGGCCCAGGACGCCGGCGACGACGAGGCGGCCTACCAGCTGGCCGTCCAGCAGCTCGCCCGCCAGCAGTACGAGGCGGCGCTGGACGGCCTGCTGCGCCTGTTCATGCGCAACCGCGCCTACGGCGACGACCTGCCGCGCAAGACCCTGGTGCAGGTCTTCGACCTGCTCGGCAACGAGCACCCGCTGGTGATCGCCTACCGCCGCAAGCTGTACCAGGCGCTCTACTGA
- the thpR gene encoding RNA 2',3'-cyclic phosphodiesterase translates to MRDDTLRLFFALPCPPESAAAICAWRDALALGGRALAAEHLHLTLVFLGQQPRARLDELRRLAAGIEAAPFVLHLDRLDAGRHGLLWLAPSAPPAALERLAAQLRERLQAAGVDCDGRPLHPHLSLLRHAAARPAEAHPDFAWPVEAFALYASLPTPRGVRYRELGRWPLRASLQPPRHAAPP, encoded by the coding sequence ATGCGCGACGACACCCTGCGCCTGTTCTTCGCCCTGCCCTGTCCGCCCGAGTCGGCCGCGGCGATCTGCGCCTGGCGCGACGCCCTGGCCCTGGGCGGGCGGGCGCTGGCGGCGGAGCACCTGCACCTGACCCTGGTCTTCCTCGGCCAGCAGCCGCGCGCGCGGCTGGACGAGCTGCGCCGCCTGGCCGCCGGGATCGAGGCGGCGCCCTTCGTGCTGCACCTCGACCGCCTCGACGCCGGGCGTCACGGTCTGCTCTGGCTGGCGCCGAGCGCGCCGCCGGCGGCCCTGGAGCGGCTGGCCGCGCAGCTGCGCGAGCGCCTGCAGGCCGCCGGCGTCGACTGCGACGGCCGGCCGCTGCACCCGCACCTGAGCCTGCTGCGCCATGCCGCCGCCCGCCCGGCCGAGGCCCACCCGGACTTCGCCTGGCCGGTCGAGGCCTTCGCCCTCTACGCCTCGCTGCCGACGCCGCGCGGCGTGCGCTACCGCGAACTGGGCCGCTGGCCGCTGCGCGCCAGCCTGCAGCCGCCGCGGCACGCCGCGCCGCCGTGA
- a CDS encoding class I SAM-dependent methyltransferase has product MPAPPAELLDPLRALLGDARLAATRLPQTDLRLWLLDAENMDRAFDAEETRRILDAPPYWCFCWASGLALARWLAERPERVRAQRVLDFGAGSGVAGIAAAQAGAAEVVACDLDPQALAACRANAALNGVELGYSADFFAEAERFDLILAADVLYDRANLPLLDAFLSRGREALVADSRVRDFRHPRYRRLAVLDACTWPDLAEPDEFRRVSLYHARRA; this is encoded by the coding sequence ATGCCCGCCCCGCCCGCCGAACTGCTCGACCCGTTGCGCGCCCTGCTCGGCGATGCGCGCCTCGCCGCCACCCGCCTGCCGCAGACCGACCTGCGCCTGTGGCTGCTGGATGCCGAGAACATGGACCGCGCCTTCGACGCCGAGGAAACCCGGCGCATCCTCGACGCGCCGCCCTACTGGTGCTTCTGCTGGGCCAGCGGCCTGGCCCTGGCGCGCTGGCTGGCCGAGCGTCCCGAGCGGGTGCGCGCCCAGCGGGTGCTGGACTTCGGCGCCGGCAGCGGCGTGGCCGGCATCGCCGCCGCCCAGGCCGGCGCCGCCGAGGTGGTGGCCTGCGACCTCGACCCGCAGGCGCTGGCCGCCTGCCGCGCCAACGCGGCGCTGAACGGCGTCGAGCTGGGCTACTCGGCGGACTTCTTCGCCGAAGCGGAGCGCTTCGACCTGATCCTGGCCGCCGACGTGCTCTACGACCGCGCCAACCTGCCGCTGCTCGACGCTTTCCTGTCGCGCGGGCGCGAGGCGCTGGTCGCCGACTCGCGGGTGCGCGACTTCCGGCATCCGCGCTACCGCCGCCTGGCCGTGCTGGACGCCTGCACCTGGCCGGATCTGGCCGAACCCGACGAGTTCCGCCGGGTCAGCCTGTACCACGCCCGGCGCGCCTGA
- the nrdR gene encoding transcriptional regulator NrdR — protein MHCPFCGAHDTKVIDSRLVAEGQQVRRRRECLACQERFTTFETAELVMPRLIKSDGVRQPFDEDKLRAGMQRALEKRPVSVERLEEAIAHIKHKLRATGEREVRSRVVGELVMDELRRLDEVAYIRFASVYRHFQDLDQFREEIERLSRDPAKG, from the coding sequence ATGCACTGTCCCTTCTGCGGCGCCCACGACACCAAGGTCATCGACTCGCGACTGGTCGCCGAGGGCCAGCAGGTGCGCCGGCGCCGCGAGTGCCTGGCCTGCCAGGAGCGCTTCACCACCTTCGAGACCGCCGAGCTGGTGATGCCGCGGCTGATCAAGTCCGACGGCGTGCGCCAGCCGTTCGACGAGGACAAGCTGCGCGCCGGCATGCAGCGCGCGCTGGAGAAACGCCCGGTGAGCGTCGAGCGCCTGGAGGAGGCCATCGCCCACATCAAGCACAAGCTGCGCGCCACCGGCGAGCGCGAGGTGCGCTCGCGGGTGGTCGGCGAGCTGGTGATGGACGAGCTGCGCCGCCTCGACGAGGTGGCCTACATCCGCTTCGCCTCGGTGTACCGGCATTTCCAGGACCTCGACCAGTTCCGCGAGGAAATCGAGCGCCTGTCCCGCGATCCCGCCAAGGGCTGA
- the ribD gene encoding bifunctional diaminohydroxyphosphoribosylaminopyrimidine deaminase/5-amino-6-(5-phosphoribosylamino)uracil reductase RibD gives MHDSLPACDQAHMARALRLARRGLFSTHPNPRVGCVIVAADGEIVGEGWHVRAGEPHAEVHALRQAGARARGATAYVTLEPCSHHGRTPPCAEALVEAGVARVVAAMQDPNPQVAGRGLQRLRAAGIAVTCGVLEAEARALNVGFVKRMEQGLPYVRVKLAMSLDGRTAMASGESQWITGPQARAAVQRLRARSSVVISGADTVLCDNARLTVRPDELEVDAEQAALAAARPPLRVLVDGQLRVPLTAAFFRAGPAMVACCEDDGRGADYQAGGHVLLPLPRGDGHVDLRLLLAELAAAGANEVLVEAGPRLAGAFAREGLVDEYRIFMAPQLLGSTARPLLDWPLAQMSEAPQLDIREIRAVGRDWQIVARPV, from the coding sequence ATGCACGATTCCCTGCCGGCCTGCGACCAGGCCCACATGGCGCGCGCGCTGCGTTTGGCGCGGCGCGGCCTGTTCTCCACCCATCCCAACCCGCGCGTCGGCTGCGTGATCGTGGCGGCGGACGGCGAGATCGTCGGCGAAGGCTGGCATGTGCGCGCCGGCGAGCCGCACGCCGAGGTCCACGCGCTGCGCCAGGCCGGCGCGCGGGCGCGCGGCGCCACCGCCTACGTCACCCTCGAACCCTGCAGCCACCACGGCCGCACCCCGCCGTGCGCCGAGGCGCTGGTCGAGGCCGGGGTGGCGCGGGTGGTGGCCGCCATGCAGGACCCCAACCCGCAGGTCGCCGGGCGCGGCCTGCAGCGTCTGCGCGCGGCGGGCATCGCGGTGACCTGCGGGGTGCTGGAGGCCGAGGCCCGCGCGCTCAACGTCGGCTTCGTCAAGCGCATGGAGCAGGGCCTGCCCTATGTGCGGGTCAAGCTGGCGATGAGCCTGGACGGCCGCACCGCGATGGCCAGCGGCGAGAGCCAGTGGATCACCGGCCCGCAGGCCCGCGCCGCGGTGCAGCGCCTGCGCGCGCGTTCCAGCGTGGTGATCAGCGGTGCCGACACCGTGCTGTGCGACAACGCCCGGCTCACCGTGCGCCCCGACGAACTGGAGGTCGACGCCGAGCAGGCGGCGCTGGCCGCCGCGCGCCCGCCGCTGCGCGTGCTGGTCGACGGCCAGCTGCGCGTACCGCTGACGGCGGCGTTCTTCCGTGCCGGCCCGGCCATGGTGGCCTGCTGCGAGGACGACGGGCGCGGCGCCGACTACCAGGCGGGCGGCCATGTGCTGCTGCCCCTGCCGCGCGGCGACGGCCACGTCGACCTGCGCCTGCTGCTCGCCGAACTGGCCGCCGCCGGCGCCAACGAGGTGCTGGTCGAGGCCGGCCCGCGACTGGCCGGCGCCTTCGCCCGCGAAGGGCTGGTCGACGAGTACCGCATCTTCATGGCCCCGCAGCTGCTCGGCTCGACGGCCCGGCCGCTGCTCGACTGGCCGCTGGCGCAGATGAGCGAGGCGCCGCAGCTGGACATCCGCGAGATCCGCGCGGTGGGCCGCGACTGGCAGATCGTCGCCCGGCCGGTCTGA
- a CDS encoding riboflavin synthase: protein MFTGIIEAIGSIRAMTPKGGDVRVHVATGKLDLADVKLGDSIAVNGICLTAVELPGDGFWADVSRETLTRTAFVDLRVGTRVNLEKALTPTSRLGGHLVSGHVDGVGEIVARADNARAIQFRVRAPAELAKYIAFKGSITVDGTSLTVNAVDGAEFELTIVPHTLQETIMADYQAGRRVNLEVDLLARYLERLLLGDKAAEPAASGITASFLAEHGYLNK, encoded by the coding sequence ATGTTCACCGGCATCATCGAAGCCATCGGCAGCATTCGCGCGATGACTCCCAAGGGGGGCGACGTGCGCGTCCACGTCGCCACCGGCAAGCTCGACCTGGCCGACGTCAAGCTCGGCGACAGCATCGCGGTCAACGGCATCTGCCTGACCGCGGTGGAGCTGCCCGGCGACGGCTTCTGGGCCGACGTCAGCCGCGAGACCCTGACCCGCACCGCCTTCGTCGACCTCAGGGTCGGCACCCGGGTCAACCTGGAGAAGGCCCTGACCCCGACCAGCCGCCTCGGCGGCCACCTGGTCAGCGGCCACGTCGACGGCGTCGGCGAGATCGTCGCGCGCGCCGATAACGCCCGCGCCATCCAGTTCCGCGTGCGCGCGCCGGCCGAGCTGGCCAAGTACATCGCCTTCAAGGGCTCGATCACCGTCGACGGCACCAGCCTCACCGTCAACGCGGTGGACGGCGCCGAGTTCGAGCTGACCATCGTCCCGCACACCCTGCAGGAAACCATCATGGCCGACTACCAGGCCGGGCGCCGGGTCAACCTCGAAGTCGACCTGCTGGCCCGCTACTTGGAGCGCCTGCTGCTCGGCGACAAGGCCGCCGAGCCGGCCGCCTCCGGGATCACCGCAAGCTTCCTCGCCGAACACGGCTACCTGAACAAGTGA
- the ribBA gene encoding bifunctional 3,4-dihydroxy-2-butanone-4-phosphate synthase/GTP cyclohydrolase II, with translation MALNTIAELVEDIRQGKMVILMDDEDRENEGDLIMAAECVRAEDINFMAKHARGLICMPMDRARCERLGLPLMVQRNGSGFGTKFTVSIEAAEGVTTGISAADRARTVQAAAAREAVAADIVSPGHIFPLMAQPGGVLARAGHTEAACDLARMAGFQPSGVICEIMNDDGSMARRPELEKFAAEHGIKIGTIADLIHYRLVHEHTVERLSERALDSELGQFKLITYRDQVEGQVHLALVKGEIHADEPTLVRVHNMDPLRDLLCVKRPGRWSLRAAMQTVAEQGSGVVLLLNHAISGNELLELVEQQLGEAKPAEPTTYSTVGAGSQILRDLGVRKMRLLSSPVKFNAISGFDLEVVEYVTCE, from the coding sequence ATGGCACTGAACACAATCGCCGAACTGGTCGAAGACATCCGCCAGGGCAAGATGGTCATCCTGATGGACGACGAGGACCGCGAGAACGAGGGCGACCTGATCATGGCCGCCGAATGCGTGCGCGCCGAGGACATCAACTTCATGGCCAAGCACGCCCGCGGGCTGATCTGCATGCCGATGGACCGCGCGCGCTGCGAGCGCCTCGGCCTGCCGTTGATGGTGCAGCGCAACGGCTCGGGCTTCGGCACCAAGTTCACCGTCTCCATCGAGGCCGCGGAAGGCGTCACCACCGGCATCTCCGCCGCCGACCGCGCGCGCACCGTGCAGGCCGCCGCCGCCCGTGAAGCCGTTGCCGCGGATATCGTCAGCCCCGGCCACATCTTCCCGCTGATGGCCCAGCCCGGCGGCGTGCTGGCGCGCGCCGGCCACACCGAGGCAGCCTGCGACCTGGCGCGGATGGCCGGCTTCCAGCCCAGCGGGGTGATCTGCGAGATCATGAACGACGACGGCAGCATGGCCCGTCGCCCGGAACTGGAGAAGTTCGCTGCCGAGCACGGCATCAAGATCGGCACCATCGCCGACCTGATCCACTACCGCCTGGTCCACGAACACACCGTCGAGCGCCTCTCCGAGCGCGCGCTGGACAGCGAGCTGGGCCAGTTCAAGCTGATCACCTACCGCGATCAGGTCGAGGGCCAGGTGCACCTGGCGCTGGTCAAGGGCGAGATCCACGCCGACGAGCCGACCCTGGTACGGGTGCACAACATGGACCCGCTGCGCGACCTCTTGTGCGTCAAGCGTCCGGGGCGCTGGAGCCTGCGCGCGGCGATGCAGACCGTCGCCGAGCAGGGCAGCGGCGTGGTGCTGCTGCTCAACCACGCGATCAGCGGCAACGAGCTGCTCGAGCTGGTCGAGCAGCAGCTCGGCGAGGCCAAGCCGGCCGAGCCGACCACCTACAGCACGGTCGGCGCCGGTTCGCAGATCCTCCGCGACCTGGGCGTGCGCAAGATGCGCCTGCTCAGCTCGCCGGTGAAGTTCAACGCGATATCCGGCTTCGATCTGGAAGTTGTAGAATACGTCACCTGCGAATAA
- the ribH gene encoding 6,7-dimethyl-8-ribityllumazine synthase gives MTLKTIEGTFIAPKGRYALVVGRFNSFVVESLVQGAIDALVRHGVSESDLTIVRAPGAFEIPLVAQKVAQRGEFDAIIALGAVIRGGTPHFEYVAGECTKGLAQVSLQFGVPVAFGVLTVDSIEQAIERSGTKAGNKGAEAALSALEMVSLLSQLEAK, from the coding sequence ATGACCCTGAAGACCATCGAAGGTACCTTCATCGCCCCCAAAGGCCGTTACGCCCTGGTGGTCGGCCGCTTCAACAGCTTCGTCGTCGAGAGCCTGGTACAGGGCGCCATCGACGCCCTGGTCCGTCACGGCGTCAGCGAGAGCGACCTGACCATCGTCCGCGCCCCGGGCGCCTTCGAGATCCCGCTGGTGGCGCAGAAGGTCGCCCAGCGCGGCGAGTTCGACGCCATCATCGCCCTCGGCGCGGTGATCCGCGGCGGCACTCCGCACTTCGAGTACGTCGCCGGCGAGTGCACCAAGGGCCTGGCCCAGGTGTCCCTGCAGTTCGGCGTGCCGGTCGCCTTCGGCGTGCTGACCGTCGACTCCATCGAGCAGGCCATCGAGCGCTCCGGCACCAAGGCCGGCAACAAGGGCGCCGAAGCCGCGCTGTCCGCCCTGGAAATGGTCAGCCTGCTGTCCCAGCTGGAGGCCAAGTGA
- the nusB gene encoding transcription antitermination factor NusB, protein MRRQARSLAVQALYSWHMAGQALNEIEAQFRTDNDFSVVDGAYFHEILHGVPRLKAELDEAVQPCLDRPLEEVDPVELAILRLSAYELRNRVDVPYRVVINEGIELAKVYGATDGHKFVNGVLDKLAPRLRGAEVRAPRS, encoded by the coding sequence ATGCGCCGCCAGGCCCGCAGCCTGGCCGTGCAGGCCCTGTACTCCTGGCACATGGCCGGGCAGGCGCTCAACGAGATCGAAGCGCAGTTCCGCACCGACAACGACTTCAGCGTCGTCGACGGTGCCTACTTCCACGAGATCCTGCACGGCGTGCCGCGCCTGAAGGCCGAGCTGGACGAGGCGGTGCAGCCCTGCCTGGACCGCCCGCTGGAGGAAGTCGATCCGGTCGAGCTGGCGATCCTGCGCCTGTCCGCCTACGAGCTGCGCAACCGCGTCGACGTGCCCTACCGGGTGGTGATCAACGAGGGCATCGAGCTGGCCAAGGTCTACGGCGCCACCGACGGCCACAAGTTCGTCAACGGCGTGCTGGACAAGCTGGCTCCGCGCCTGCGCGGCGCCGAAGTGCGCGCCCCGCGCAGCTGA
- the thiL gene encoding thiamine-phosphate kinase, translated as MAALGEFALIRQYFAAAACAAPRPGVALGIGDDCALLHLPPGERLAVSTDTQVAGVHFPHDPDPFLLAQRSLAAAASDLAAMGAAPLGFTLALTLPAAEPAWLEAFARGLDVMARACRLSLIGGDTTRGPLNINVTVFGSLPAGQALLRSGARPGDLLCIGGPTGEAAAALPLVLGARAAVGAGDAQLLARYWTPQPQLALGQALRGLASAALDVSDGLLADCGHIAAASGVRLVVEAPRLPLSAALRAAAGDQALTLALSGGDDYVLAFTLAPHAVSALQVAGVPFHIVGRVETGSGVALHDGAGRDITPASSGYQHFGGADGQA; from the coding sequence ATGGCCGCGCTCGGCGAGTTCGCGCTGATCCGTCAGTACTTCGCCGCCGCGGCCTGCGCCGCGCCGCGCCCCGGCGTGGCGCTGGGCATCGGCGACGACTGCGCGCTGCTGCACCTGCCCCCCGGCGAGCGCCTGGCGGTGTCCACCGACACCCAGGTCGCCGGGGTGCATTTCCCCCACGATCCCGACCCCTTCCTGCTCGCCCAGCGCAGCCTGGCCGCCGCGGCCAGCGACCTCGCTGCGATGGGCGCCGCGCCGCTGGGTTTCACCCTGGCGCTGACCCTGCCGGCCGCCGAGCCGGCCTGGCTGGAGGCCTTCGCCCGCGGCCTCGACGTGATGGCGCGCGCCTGCCGGCTGTCGCTGATCGGCGGCGACACCACCCGTGGCCCGCTGAACATCAACGTCACTGTATTCGGCTCCCTGCCGGCCGGGCAGGCGCTGCTGCGCTCGGGCGCCCGGCCGGGCGACCTGCTGTGCATCGGCGGGCCGACCGGCGAGGCGGCCGCCGCGCTGCCGCTGGTGCTCGGCGCGCGCGCGGCGGTGGGTGCGGGCGACGCGCAGCTGCTGGCGCGCTACTGGACGCCGCAACCGCAGCTGGCTCTCGGCCAGGCGCTGCGCGGGCTGGCCAGCGCGGCGCTGGACGTCTCCGACGGCCTGCTCGCCGACTGCGGGCACATCGCCGCGGCCTCGGGCGTGCGCCTGGTCGTCGAGGCGCCGCGCCTGCCGCTGAGCGCCGCGCTGCGCGCGGCGGCCGGCGACCAGGCGCTGACGCTGGCGCTGAGCGGCGGCGACGACTACGTGCTGGCCTTCACCTTGGCGCCGCACGCGGTCAGCGCGCTGCAGGTCGCCGGCGTGCCCTTCCACATCGTCGGCCGGGTCGAGACGGGCAGCGGCGTGGCGCTGCACGACGGCGCCGGCCGCGACATCACCCCGGCCAGCAGCGGCTACCAGCACTTCGGAGGCGCCGATGGGCAAGCCTGA
- a CDS encoding phosphatidylglycerophosphatase A family protein produces the protein MGKPERPDIAPPSVWRNPWHFVAFGFGSGAIRPAPGTWGTLAGLAFVPLLQALPAWGYLAAIVLGALFGCWLCGKVSRDLGVHDHGGIVWDEIVGIWIACWLAPPGWPWLLAGFVLFRVLDILKPWPIRWVDRHVHGGTGIMLDDLLAGVGAWALLQLGARWLG, from the coding sequence ATGGGCAAGCCTGAACGGCCGGACATCGCCCCGCCTTCGGTATGGCGCAACCCCTGGCACTTCGTCGCCTTCGGCTTCGGCAGCGGCGCGATCCGCCCGGCGCCGGGCACCTGGGGCACCCTGGCGGGACTGGCCTTCGTGCCGCTGCTGCAGGCGCTGCCGGCCTGGGGCTATCTGGCGGCGATCGTCCTCGGCGCGCTGTTCGGCTGCTGGCTGTGCGGCAAGGTGTCCCGCGATCTGGGCGTGCACGACCACGGCGGCATCGTCTGGGACGAGATCGTCGGCATCTGGATCGCCTGCTGGCTGGCGCCGCCCGGCTGGCCCTGGCTGCTGGCCGGCTTCGTGCTGTTCCGCGTGCTGGACATCCTCAAGCCCTGGCCGATCCGCTGGGTCGACCGCCACGTGCACGGCGGCACCGGGATCATGCTCGACGACCTGCTGGCCGGCGTCGGCGCCTGGGCGCTGTTGCAGCTCGGCGCGCGCTGGCTGGGCTGA
- a CDS encoding putative motility protein, translated as MDVSVDNMVAVSVALGNAQVNEEKQATLLKKALDNQAQHVTQLIDSVPKLATSGSVGTQLHVTA; from the coding sequence ATGGACGTATCAGTAGACAACATGGTCGCCGTCTCCGTGGCCCTGGGCAATGCCCAGGTCAACGAGGAAAAGCAGGCCACCCTGCTGAAGAAGGCGCTGGACAATCAGGCCCAGCACGTTACCCAGCTGATCGACTCGGTGCCCAAGCTGGCCACCAGCGGCTCGGTCGGTACCCAGCTGCACGTGACCGCCTGA